The Medicago truncatula cultivar Jemalong A17 chromosome 4, MtrunA17r5.0-ANR, whole genome shotgun sequence genome includes a region encoding these proteins:
- the LOC11444629 gene encoding uncharacterized protein, producing MSSISKAPTDSTEESGWTTYFDYFFNNSNNDDDDDDTNNNHKCSSVSSSTSSSLLSDATSLVNKNVLSHNQHVGIAKEFSLDRNGKTGSSFKKRKNTVDRSLEDTATSHLNCLKEKGNTSGQKELSLNGKDSDCTELKKIGVCVVPL from the exons ATGAGTTCCATAAGCAAAGCTCCTACTGATTCTACTGAGGAGAGTGGCTGGACTACCTATTTTGactacttctttaacaacagcaacaatgatgatgatgatgatgatactaACAACAATCACAAGTGTTCTTCTGTGtcttcatcaacctcctcatcCCTTCTCTCAGATGCCACTTCTTTGGTTAACAAAAATGTATTGTCTCATAACCAACATGTTGGGATTGCGAAAGAGTTTTCTTTGGATAGAAATGGTAAAACTGGATCaagttttaagaagagaaagaatacCGTTGATCGATCTTTGGAAGATACGGCAACCTCTCATCTCAATTGTCTCaag GAGAAAGGCAATACCTCAGGACAAAAAGAATTGAGTTTAAATGGGAAGGATAGTGACTGCACAGAACTAAAGAAGATAGGTGTTTGTGTAGTTCCTTTGTGA